The genomic stretch CTTCTCGGGGTGGCGCAGGGCGGCTTCGCTACGGTCTGCCATGGCTCACATGTGGATGACCCGCCCGTAGGCGTCAAGCACCGACTCGTGCATCATCTCGGACAGGGTCGGGTGCGGGAAGACCGTGTGCATGAGCTCAGCCTCGGTGGTCTCGAGGCCCATGGCGACCACGTAGCCCTGGATCAGCTCGGTGACCTCCGCGCCGACCATGTGGGCGCCCAGGAGCTGGCCGGTCTTGGCGTCGAACACGGTCTTGACCATGCCCTCCGGCTCGCCGAGCGCGATGGCCTTGCCATTGCCGATGAAGGGGAAGCGGCCGACCTTGACGTCGTGGCCGGCCTCCTTCGCCTTGGCCTCGGTCAGGCCGACGCTGGCGATCTGTGGGCTGCAGTAGGTGCAGCCCGGGATCTTGGCCTTGTCCATGGGGTGGACGTCGTTGAGGCCGGCGATCTTCTCGACGCAGATCACCCCCTCGTGCTCGGCCTTGTGGGCCAGCATGGGCGGGCCGGCGACGTCGCCGATGGCGTAGATGCCCGGCTCGGCGGTGCGCAGATAGCCGTCGACCACGATGCAGCCCCGGTCGGTCTGCACCTTGGTGGTCTCCAGGCCGATGTTCTCGATGTTCCCCTGGACCCCGACCGCCGAGATCACCCGGTCGACCGTCAGTTCGCTGGTCTTGCCCTTGGCGTCCTCAATGGTCGCGGTGACGTTGTTTGAAGATTTCTTGACCCCCACCACTTTGGCGCCGGTCAGGACCTTGATGCCCTGCTTCTCGAACTGCTTGCGAGCGTGCTTGGCGATCTCCTCGTCCTCGACGGGCAGAACCTGGGGCAGCACCTCGACCACCGTGACCTCGGCGCCCATGGTGCGGAAGAAGGAGGCGAACTCGATGCCGATGGCGCCCGAGCCGATGACCAGCAGGGACTTGGGCATGGTCTCGGGCACCATGGCCTCGAAGTAGGTCCAGATCAGCTTCTTGTCGGGTTCAATCCCCGGCAGGGCGCGCGGCCGGGCGCCGGTCGCCAGGATGATGTGGGGCGCCGCGTACTCGCCGAGCGCGCTGCCGTTCTTGGCCACGGTCAGCTTACCGGGGCCGTTCAGCTTGGCCTCGCCATCGACCACGGTCACCTTGTTCTTCTTCAAGAGATGGCCGACGCCGCGGTTGAGCTGCTTGGAGACGCCGCGCGAGCGCTCGACCACCTTTTTGAGGTCGAAGCCGACGCCCTGGGCAGAAAGCCCGTAGGCGTCCGGGTGCTGCATGTAGTGATAGATCTCGGCGCTGCGCAGCAGTGCCTTGGTCGGGATGCAGCCCCAGTTGAGGCAGATGCCGCCGAGATGCTCGCGCTCGATCACGGCGACCTTCATCTTGAGCTGGGCCGCACGGATTGCGGCGACATAGCCGCCCGGCCCGCCGCCGACCACGATCAGATCAAACTTGGTGTCGGCCATGTCCCATTCCTTCCTGAAACGGCGGCGCCTAGAGGAGCATCGCCATGGGGTATTCGATCAGCTTCTTGAAGGCGGCCAGGAACTCGGCGCCGACCGCTCCGTCGACCACCCTGTGATCGACCGCCAGCGTGCAGCTCATCACCGTGCCCACGGCGAGCGCACCGTCCTTCACGACCGGGCGCTGCTCGCCCGCGCCGACCGCGAGGATGCAGCCTTGGGGCGGGTTGATGATGGCGGCGAACTCCTTGACCCCGAACATGCCCAGGTTGCTGACCGAGAAGGTGCCGCCCTGGTATTCCTCGGGCTTCAGCTTGCCGTCGCGGGCGCGCACCGCGAGATCCTTCATCTCGCTCGAGATCTGGGCCAGGCCCTTGCCTTCCGCCGCCCTGATGATCGGCGTGATCAGGCCGTTCGGTGTCGCCACGGCGACCGAAACGTCGGCGTGCTCGTAGAGCATCATCCCGCTCTCGTCCCACGAGGCGTTGGCGGCCGGCACCTGGGTGAGGGCGATGGCCGAGGCGCGGATCACGAAGTCGTTGACCGAGACCTTGATCCCTTTCTTTTCGAAGCGGGCATTGAGCTCCTTGCGCACCTTCAGAAGCTCGTCGAGGCGGCAGTCCACGGTCAAATAAAAATGCGGGACCTGCTGCTTGGCCTCGGTCAGGCGGCGCGCGATGGTCTTGCGCATCGAGGAGAGCGGCTCCTGGCGGTAGGCCATGCCGAGGAGATCGGCCATCTCTTTCGCGGAGGGGCCGGTGGCCCCCGGGGACGCCGCCGCCGGGGCCGCGGGCGCCGGGGCCGAGGTCGCCGCCGGAGCGGCCGCCGCGCCGCCGGCAAGCGCCGCCTCGATATCGACCTTGATGATCCGGCCATAGGGGCCGCTGCCCTGCAGGGCCGCCAGGTCGAGCCCCGCCTGGGAGGCGAGGCGCCGCGCGAGCGGGCTTGCGAAGATGCGTCCCTGACCGCCCGCCTGCGCGGCGGGGGGCGTCGCCGCGGCGGGAGCCGCGGTCGCTGGTGCGGCTGGCGCGACTGGCGCAGGGGCCGGGACCGCAGCGGCAGCAGGCGCCGTTCCGCCGTTCGCCGAGGACGGCGGCGCACCGCCGTCAAGGGACAGGCCCTCCAAGGCCGAGGCGTCCTCGCCCTCCTCGAGCAGCACGGCGATCACCTTGTTGACGGCGACGCCTTCAGTGCCCGCGTCCACCAGGATCTTGGCGACCCGGCCTTCGTCCACGGCCTCGACCTCCATGGTCGCCTTGTCGGTCTCGATCTCGGCGATCACGTCGCCCGAGGTGATCTCGTCGCCCTCCTTGACGTGCCAGGTGGCCAGCGTGCCCTCGGTCATGGTCGGCGAGAGCGCCGGCATCAGAATCTTGATCGGCATGGCTTTTCCCCCCGCGCTCAGCCGGCGTAGGCGACCTCTTTGGCCGCGGCGACAATGTTCTCGGGCTGCGGCAGGGCGAGGCGCTCCAGGTTGGCCGCGTAGGGCATGGGCACGTCGACGCCGGCGACCCGCTTGACCGGGGCATCGAGCCAGTCGAAGGCCTGCTCCATGACCACGGCAGCGATCTCCGATCCAATGCCACAAGCCGCCCAGCCCTCTTCGACCGTGACGCAGCGGTTGGTCTTGCGGACCGAGGCCAGCACCGTCTCGGTGTCCAGCGGCCTTAGGCTGCGCAGGTCGATCACCTCGGCGTCGATGCCATCGGCGGCCAGAGTCTCCGCCGCCTCGAGCGCCTTGCCCACCATGAGAGAGAAGGCGGTGATCGTGACGTCGTTGCCCGGACGAACGACTTTCGCCTTGCCGATCGGCACCAGCCAGTCCTCCGCGTCGGGGATCTCGAAGCTCTGCCCGTAGAGGATCTCGTTTTCCAGGCAGATGACCGGGTTGGGGTCGCGGATTGCCGACTTGAGCAGGCCCTTGGCGTCGGCCGCCGACCAGGGCGCGATGACCTTGAGGCCCGGGATGTGGGCGTACCAGCTGGCATAGCACTGCGAGTGCTGCGCCGCGACCCGGGCGGCGGCGCCGTTCGGGCCGCGGAAGACGATCGGGTTCTCGATCTGGCCGCCCGACATGTAGAGGGTCTTGCCCGAGGAGTTGATGATCTGGTCGATCGCCTGCATGGCGAAGTTGAAGGTCATGAACTCGACGACGGGCTTGAGCCCGTACATCGCCGCGCCGGCGCCGATGCCGGTGAAGCCGTGCTCGGTGATCGGCGTGTCGATGACCCGGCGCCCGCCGAACTCGTCCAGCAGTCCCTGGCTCACCTTATAGGCGCCCTGGTACTCGGCGACCTCCTCGCCCATCAGGAACACCCGCTCGTCCCGGCGCATCTCCTCGGCCATGGCGTCGCGCAGCGCCTCGCGCACCGTCACAGTGACCGTGGCGCCGGTCCACTCCGGCTCGGCGGCCGTGCTCATCGGCGCGGCGGCGGCCGGCGCAGGCGCGACGGCGGGCGCCGGATCGGCGCTCGGCACCGATGCAGCGCTGGCGGCCGCTTGCGGGGCCGGCGCGGAGGCGGCGCCGTCGAGCGCGGAGGCGTCCTCGTCTTCTTCCAGAAGCAGGGCAATGACGGTATTGACGGCCACGCCCTCCGCGCCCTCCGGCACGGCGATGCGCCCGACCTTGCCTTCGTCGACCGCTTCCACCTCCATCGTCGCCTTGTCGGTCTCGATTTCCGCGATGACGTCGCCGGACGCGACATCGTCGCCTTCCTTGACGTGCCACTTCGCCAGCGTGCCCTCGGTCATGGTCGGAGACAGAGCCGGCATCAGAATTTCAATTGGCATGTTGGCCTTCCCAGAGATCCGCCGCTTGACGCGGGTAAACGCGAGCCTCGCGGCCCGATCAAGCCGTGATGTAGACGTCGGTGTAGAGTTCGGAGGGATCCGGCTCCGGCGAAGTCTGGGCAAAGTCGGCGGCTTCCGAGACGATCGCCTTGACCTCCTTGTCGATCTGCTTGAGTTCGTCGGCGTCGATCGCGCCCTCGTCGAGCATCCTCTGCTTGAGGCCTTCGATCGGATCCTTCTCCTGGCGGACCTTCTGCACCTCTTCCTTGCTGCGGTACTTCGCCGGGTCCGACATGGAGTGCCCGCGGTAGCGATAGGTGAGCATCTCAAGGATGTAGGGGCCCTTGCCGGAACGGGCGTGGGCCACCGCCTTGGCGCCTGCGTCTCGCACCTCGACCACGTCCATGCCGTTGACCTGCGCCCCAGGGATACCGTAGGCCTGGCCCCGCTGATAGAGGTCGGTGCGGGCCGAGGCGCGCTCGATGCTGGTGCCCATGCCGTACTTGTTGTTCTCGATCACATAGACCACGGGCAGGCTCCAGAGC from Kiloniellales bacterium encodes the following:
- the lpdA gene encoding dihydrolipoyl dehydrogenase codes for the protein MADTKFDLIVVGGGPGGYVAAIRAAQLKMKVAVIEREHLGGICLNWGCIPTKALLRSAEIYHYMQHPDAYGLSAQGVGFDLKKVVERSRGVSKQLNRGVGHLLKKNKVTVVDGEAKLNGPGKLTVAKNGSALGEYAAPHIILATGARPRALPGIEPDKKLIWTYFEAMVPETMPKSLLVIGSGAIGIEFASFFRTMGAEVTVVEVLPQVLPVEDEEIAKHARKQFEKQGIKVLTGAKVVGVKKSSNNVTATIEDAKGKTSELTVDRVISAVGVQGNIENIGLETTKVQTDRGCIVVDGYLRTAEPGIYAIGDVAGPPMLAHKAEHEGVICVEKIAGLNDVHPMDKAKIPGCTYCSPQIASVGLTEAKAKEAGHDVKVGRFPFIGNGKAIALGEPEGMVKTVFDAKTGQLLGAHMVGAEVTELIQGYVVAMGLETTEAELMHTVFPHPTLSEMMHESVLDAYGRVIHM
- a CDS encoding pyruvate dehydrogenase complex dihydrolipoamide acetyltransferase, which encodes MPIKILMPALSPTMTEGTLATWHVKEGDEITSGDVIAEIETDKATMEVEAVDEGRVAKILVDAGTEGVAVNKVIAVLLEEGEDASALEGLSLDGGAPPSSANGGTAPAAAAVPAPAPVAPAAPATAAPAAATPPAAQAGGQGRIFASPLARRLASQAGLDLAALQGSGPYGRIIKVDIEAALAGGAAAAPAATSAPAPAAPAAASPGATGPSAKEMADLLGMAYRQEPLSSMRKTIARRLTEAKQQVPHFYLTVDCRLDELLKVRKELNARFEKKGIKVSVNDFVIRASAIALTQVPAANASWDESGMMLYEHADVSVAVATPNGLITPIIRAAEGKGLAQISSEMKDLAVRARDGKLKPEEYQGGTFSVSNLGMFGVKEFAAIINPPQGCILAVGAGEQRPVVKDGALAVGTVMSCTLAVDHRVVDGAVGAEFLAAFKKLIEYPMAMLL
- a CDS encoding pyruvate dehydrogenase complex E1 component subunit beta; translation: MPIEILMPALSPTMTEGTLAKWHVKEGDDVASGDVIAEIETDKATMEVEAVDEGKVGRIAVPEGAEGVAVNTVIALLLEEDEDASALDGAASAPAPQAAASAASVPSADPAPAVAPAPAAAAPMSTAAEPEWTGATVTVTVREALRDAMAEEMRRDERVFLMGEEVAEYQGAYKVSQGLLDEFGGRRVIDTPITEHGFTGIGAGAAMYGLKPVVEFMTFNFAMQAIDQIINSSGKTLYMSGGQIENPIVFRGPNGAAARVAAQHSQCYASWYAHIPGLKVIAPWSAADAKGLLKSAIRDPNPVICLENEILYGQSFEIPDAEDWLVPIGKAKVVRPGNDVTITAFSLMVGKALEAAETLAADGIDAEVIDLRSLRPLDTETVLASVRKTNRCVTVEEGWAACGIGSEIAAVVMEQAFDWLDAPVKRVAGVDVPMPYAANLERLALPQPENIVAAAKEVAYAG